Proteins encoded within one genomic window of Esox lucius isolate fEsoLuc1 chromosome 12, fEsoLuc1.pri, whole genome shotgun sequence:
- the hes2.1 gene encoding transcription factor HES-2.1 → MTPNIIAEAAQPFPSRSTVAQRKEANELRKTLKPLLEKKRRARINDSLGHLKTLILPLVGKDNAPYSKLEKADILEMTVRFLRDLPSSPVKSSSDSYKEGYKACLQRVTALLPKMNMDKDACQSVNDFILQSMSASVTPACQNCCAQSSRAFPHIQQRLLSLKANVGSRIENQSNSLSNRPQPVPQAVNANMWRPW, encoded by the exons ATGACTCCCAACATCATTGCAGAGGCTGCGCAGCCTTTCCCCTCAAGGTCCACCGTGGCCCAGAGGAAAGAAGCAAACGAACTGAGAAAG ACTCTCAAGCCATTGTTGGAAAAGAAAAGGCGCGCCCGCATCAACGACAGCCTTGGTCACTTGAAAACTCTCATCCTACCTCTGGTGGGCAAAGATAACGCTCCCTATTCGAAGCTTGAGAAAGCCGATATACTGGAAATGACAGTCCGATTCCTCCGAGATCTCCCTTCATCCCCAGTAAAAA GTTCCTCAGACAGCTACAAAGAAGGGTACAAAGCCTGCTTGCAGCGCGTTACCGCACTGCTGCCTAAGATGAACATGGACAAAGATGCGTGCCAGAGTGTGAACGACTTCATTCTGCAGTCAATGTCTGCTTCGGTCACCCCTGCCTGTCAGAACTGTTGCGCCCAGAGCTCCAGGGCTTTCCCCCATATTCAGCAAAGGCTCCTGAGCCTTAAAGCCAATGTTGGTTCCAGAATCGAAAACCAGTCGAACTCACTTTCCAACCGACCCCAACCAGTGCCACAAGCTGTCAATGCTAACATGTGGAGACCCTGGTAG